DNA sequence from the Frankiales bacterium genome:
TCGCTGGCGCTCTGGACCGCCTCGGCCAGCAGCGACAGGGCGCCGACCGGGGTCTTGAGCTCGTGCGAGACGTTGGCGACGAAGTCGCGGCGCACGGCGTCCACCCGGAAGGACTCCGAGAGGTCCTCGACCAGGACCAGCACGGTCAGCCGCGAGAGCGGCGCGACCCGCACCCGGGCCTGGAGCACGCCCTTGCCCAGCGGCGGGCGGCGCAGCTCGAGGTCCTCCTCGCGGATGACGCCGTCGCGGCGGACCGCCCCCACCAGGGCCAGCACCTCGGGGATCTCGAGCCGGCCGCCCTCGCCGACGCCGATCGTCACGGCGCGGGCCGAGGCCCGCAGCACGGTGTTGTCCGACCCGACGACGAAGGCGGCCCCGGGCAGCACGGCCAGCAGCCGGCCCAGGCCCTCGGGGACGTCCGGCGAGGGCATCGTGTCGTCGGTGCGCGGCGTCGCGGCGCGGCTCCGGCGTCCGAGGACCCAGCCCACGGCGGCACCGACGGCGGCTCCGCCGAGCGCAGCCAGCGCGGCACCCGCGGCGACGTCCACGGGGCCAGGGTACGGGCGCGGCGGCAGGCGAACGACCGTCGAACAGCGGGCGACGGGAGTCTTCGCCTGCTGTTCACCGGCGACCCCGGATGTTCACCTGCGCGTGGGGCGTCGTTCACCCGGGTGCGGGCGAGCGGTTCCGCGGCGGCCTAGATTGGGGCCCCAGAGCGGGTCGCCGGGCACGGCGGCACCGGCCCATCCACCCCGAGGACCGTCATGCGCGAGCTCTACCACGAGCAGCTCGACCAGGTGAGCGACGACCTGATCGAGATGACCCGGCTGGTCGCCTCGGCGATGAACCGCGCCACCCAGGCCCTGCTCGACGCCGACCTCCAGCTCGCCGAGGGCGTCATCGCCGGCGACGACGCGATCGACGCGATCGCCTCGAAGGTGGAGGCCGACTGCTTCCAGGTGCAGGCCCGCCAGCAGCCCGTGGCCACGGACCTGCGGATCATCGTCGCGGCGCTGCGCATCTCCGCCTCGCTCGAGCGCATGGGCGACCTCGCGTCGCACATCGCCAAGTCCGCCCGGATGCGCTACCCCGGGTCGGCGATCCCGGCCCAGCTGCGCCCGACCTTCCAGGCGATGGGCGCGGTGGCCCAGAACGTGGTCTCCAAGGCCGGCTCCGTGATCGCCACCAAGGACATCACCATGGCCGCCGACGTCGCCCGCACCGACGAGGACATGGACCGCCTGCACCGCGAGCTGTTCCAGGTGGTGCTCTCGCCCACCTGGGAGTTCGGCGTCGAGACGGCGGTCGACGTCACGCTGCTGTCGCGCTTCTACGAGCGCTTCGCCGACCACGCCGTCACCATCGCCAAGCGCGTGGTCTACGTGGCCACTGGCGAGCCGTACGCCGACGTCGACCCGGAGGCCCTCGCCGAGGGGCTCTGACCGGCGGCTCCGCCGTCCCGCCCGCCCGCCCGTGCGGGCGTCGCGCGCCGGACTCCGGACGACCGCGCGCCGGCGTCCGGGCAGGCCGCAGGCGCTCCCGCCTGCGCTCGCCGGTAGGGGCGGAATGCGCCAGACTCTGCCGAGGTTGACGCTTCAAGCGGTCCCCTGCGGCCGTGCGCGAGCGACGGACGATCCAGCGACCAGGAGGTGCGGCCCGTGGCGATCCTGCCTCTCGAGGCCGAGACCCGCCGTCGTCGCACCCCTCGTCCCGTCCACCGCGACGGCGACCCGCGGCCGCTCCCGCGCCGCGCCGCCGTCCTCTCGGTGCACACCTCCCCGCTCGACCAGCCCGGCACGGGCGACGCCGGCGGCATGAACGTCTACGTCACCGAGGTGGCCCGGCGCCTCGCCGAGCGCGGCGTCGAGATCGAGATCTTCACCCGCGCCACCTCCGGCGACCTCCCGCCCTCGGTCGAGATGGCCCCCGGCGTCACCGTCCGGCACGTCACCGCCGGCCCCTACCAGGGCCTGGCCAAGGAGGACCTCCCCGGCCAGCTGTGCGCGGTGACCTCCGGGGTCCTGCGCGCCGAGGCGATGCGGCCCGAGGGCTGGTACGACGTCGTCCACTCGCACTACTGGCTCTCCGGCCAGGTGGGCTGGCTGGCCGCGGAGCGCTGGAACGTCCCTCTCGTGCACGCCATGCACACGATGGCGAAGGTCAAGAACCTCACCCTGGCCGAGGGCGACCGCCCCGAGCCCGAGGGCCGGGTGATCGGCGAGCAGCAGGTGGTCGACGCCGCCGACCGGCTCGTCGCCAACACCGCGGCCGAGGCCCGCCAGCTCGTGGACCTGTACGGCGCCGACCCGGCGCACGTCGCCGTGGTGCACCCCGGCGTCGACCTCGACGTCTTCCGGCCGGGCGGCCCGGACGCCCGCCGCACCGCCCGGGCGCGCCTCGGCGTCGACCCGGGCAAGGTCGTGCTGCTGTTCGTCGGGCGCATCCAGCCGCTCAAGGCGCCCGACGTCCTGGTGCGCGCGCTGGCCTCGATGGTCGCCGTCACGCCCTCGCTGCGCGAGCACGTCGAGGTCGTCGTGTGCGGCGGCCCCTCCGGCAGCGGACTCGAGCACCCGCACGCGCTGGAGGACCTCGCCACCCGCCTCGGCGTCGCCGACCTCGTGCGGTTCGTCCCGCCGGCGGGCCGCGTCGAGCTCGCCGAGTGGTACCGCGCGGCCGACGTGTGCGTCGTCCCGTCGTACTCCGAGTCCTTCGGCCTCGTGGCCGTCGAGGCCCAGGCGTGCGGCACGCCGGTGGTGGCCGCGCGCGTGGGCGGCCTGCCCACGGCCGTGGCCGACGGCACCAGCGGGCTGCTCGTCGACGGGCACGACCCGCAGGTGTGGGCGCAGGCCCTCTGCTCGGTCGTCACGGACCCGGCGCGCCGGGCCACGTGGGCGCGCGGAGCGGTGGCGCACGCCGCGCGCTTCGGGTGGGACGCCACGGCGGACGCCACCCTCGAGATCTACCGCGACGCCCTGGCCGACCGCGCCGGGCTCGCACTGGCCGGCTCCGCGACGTGAGCGGCGCCCCGGACCGGTCCGCGGCCGCGGCCGAGGTGGTGCGGGCGGCCCTGGCCGACGCCGGCCTCGACCACGAGGAGACCGCTCCCGGCCGGTTCGTGGTGGTGCTGCCCGGCGAGCGCAAGCAGCGCACGACCTGCTCCCTCGTCGTCGGCGAGCACGCGCTCACGGTGCAGGCGTTCGTCGCCCGGCACGTCGACGAGAACGCCGAGGCGGTCTTCCGCTGGCTGCTCGAGCGCAACCTGCGCACCTACGCCGTCGCGTTCTCGGTGGACCGGCTCGGCGACATCTACCTCACCGGCCGGCTCCCGCTCGCGGCCGTGACCCCCGACGAGCTCGACCGCGTCCTGGGCGCGGTGCTCGAGTACGCCGACGGGTCGTTCAACACGATCCTCGAGATGGGGTTCGCCACCGCCATCCGGCGCGAGTGGCAGTGGCGCACGAGCCGGGGCGAGAGCACCGCCAACCTCGAGGCGTTCCGCCACCTGGCCGACCCGCCGTCGTCCTGACCGCGACGACCCCGCCGCCGGTCCCTCGCGTCCGGCGCTGCGGCAGGATGGCGCCATGACCGACGCGCCGTACACCCTGGTCCTGCTCCGCCACGGCGAGAGCACCTGGAACGCCCTCAACCAGTTCACCGGCTGGGTCGACGTCGACCTGTCCGAGAAGGGCGAGGCCGAGGCCCGCCGCGGCGGTGAGCTGCTGCGCGACTCGGGCCTGCTGCCCGACGTGGTGCACACCTCGCTGCTGCGCCGGGCGATCCGCACCGCGCAGATCTCCCTCGACGTCTGCGACCGGCACTGGATCCCGGTCACCCGCAACTGGCGGCTCAACGAGCGCCACTACGGCGCGCTGCAGGGCAAGAACAAGAAGCAGACCCTCGACGCCTACGGCGAGGAGCAGTTCATGCTCTGGCGCCGCTCCTACGACACCCCGCCGCCGCCGATCGACCCGGACGACGAGTTCTCCCAGACCCACGACCCGCGCTACGCGTGGCTGCCGCCGGAGACCAACCCGCGCACCGAGTGCCTCGCGGACGTCGTCGTCCGCCTGATCCCGTACTGGGAGGACGTGATCGTCGCGGACCTGCGCGCCGGTCTCACCGTGCTGGTCGCCGCGCACGGCAACTCGCTGCGGGCACTGGTGAAGCACCTCGACGGGATCAGCGACGCCGACATCGCCGGCCTCAACATCCCGACGGGCATCCCGCTGGTGTACCGGCTCGACGAGGCGCTGCGCCCGGTCGTGCCCGGCGGCGAGTACCTCGACCCCGAGGCGGCCGCGACCGCGGCGGCGGCCGTGGCCAACCAGGGCAAGGGCTGACCGCCCGATGGCCGCGACGGGCACCGAGCGCCTCGAGCTGCGCGACGCGACCCTGCGCGAGTGGGACGCCGTCGTCCTGCACGTGGACGACGAGCGCGGGATCGTCCTGGACCGCAGCGCCTTCTACCCGGGCGGCGGCGGTCAGCCCCCGGACCACGGAGTGCTGCTCTGGGGCGGGGTGCAGACCCGCATCGTGGGCGCGCGCAAGGGCGAGGACGTCGTGCTCGTCCCCCACGACGACGACCCCCTCCCGCCGGCCGGCACCTCCGTGCGCGGAGCGGTGGAGGACGGACGGCGCACCGCGCTCATGCGCACCCACAGCGGCCTGCACCTGCTGTCCGGCGTGGTGTTCCGCGACTTCGGGGCGCTCGTGACCGGCGGCAACATGGAGCCGCTCGAGGCGCGGCTGGACTTCAACCTCGAGTCGGTCCCCGAGGGCTTCAAGGAGGCCGTGGAGGCGGCGTGCAACGTGGAGGTCGACGCGGACCGCGCGATCTCGGCGTACGAGCTGCCGCGCGAGGAGGCCTTCGCCATCCCCGACATCATCCGCACGGCCACCAACCTGCTGCCCCCGACGATCGAGATCGTGCGCATCGTGGACATCGACGGCCTCGACGTGCAGGCCGACGGCGG
Encoded proteins:
- the mshA gene encoding D-inositol-3-phosphate glycosyltransferase, producing MPLEAETRRRRTPRPVHRDGDPRPLPRRAAVLSVHTSPLDQPGTGDAGGMNVYVTEVARRLAERGVEIEIFTRATSGDLPPSVEMAPGVTVRHVTAGPYQGLAKEDLPGQLCAVTSGVLRAEAMRPEGWYDVVHSHYWLSGQVGWLAAERWNVPLVHAMHTMAKVKNLTLAEGDRPEPEGRVIGEQQVVDAADRLVANTAAEARQLVDLYGADPAHVAVVHPGVDLDVFRPGGPDARRTARARLGVDPGKVVLLFVGRIQPLKAPDVLVRALASMVAVTPSLREHVEVVVCGGPSGSGLEHPHALEDLATRLGVADLVRFVPPAGRVELAEWYRAADVCVVPSYSESFGLVAVEAQACGTPVVAARVGGLPTAVADGTSGLLVDGHDPQVWAQALCSVVTDPARRATWARGAVAHAARFGWDATADATLEIYRDALADRAGLALAGSAT
- the phoU gene encoding phosphate signaling complex protein PhoU, with protein sequence MRELYHEQLDQVSDDLIEMTRLVASAMNRATQALLDADLQLAEGVIAGDDAIDAIASKVEADCFQVQARQQPVATDLRIIVAALRISASLERMGDLASHIAKSARMRYPGSAIPAQLRPTFQAMGAVAQNVVSKAGSVIATKDITMAADVARTDEDMDRLHRELFQVVLSPTWEFGVETAVDVTLLSRFYERFADHAVTIAKRVVYVATGEPYADVDPEALAEGL
- a CDS encoding alanyl-tRNA editing protein produces the protein MAATGTERLELRDATLREWDAVVLHVDDERGIVLDRSAFYPGGGGQPPDHGVLLWGGVQTRIVGARKGEDVVLVPHDDDPLPPAGTSVRGAVEDGRRTALMRTHSGLHLLSGVVFRDFGALVTGGNMEPLEARLDFNLESVPEGFKEAVEAACNVEVDADRAISAYELPREEAFAIPDIIRTATNLLPPTIEIVRIVDIDGLDVQADGGTHVASTRQIGRMRVAKVENKGKGFRRIRIALEPAG
- a CDS encoding phosphoglyceromutase, which gives rise to MTDAPYTLVLLRHGESTWNALNQFTGWVDVDLSEKGEAEARRGGELLRDSGLLPDVVHTSLLRRAIRTAQISLDVCDRHWIPVTRNWRLNERHYGALQGKNKKQTLDAYGEEQFMLWRRSYDTPPPPIDPDDEFSQTHDPRYAWLPPETNPRTECLADVVVRLIPYWEDVIVADLRAGLTVLVAAHGNSLRALVKHLDGISDADIAGLNIPTGIPLVYRLDEALRPVVPGGEYLDPEAAATAAAAVANQGKG
- a CDS encoding YbjN domain-containing protein; this translates as MSGAPDRSAAAAEVVRAALADAGLDHEETAPGRFVVVLPGERKQRTTCSLVVGEHALTVQAFVARHVDENAEAVFRWLLERNLRTYAVAFSVDRLGDIYLTGRLPLAAVTPDELDRVLGAVLEYADGSFNTILEMGFATAIRREWQWRTSRGESTANLEAFRHLADPPSS